The stretch of DNA ACTCATATAGCCAAAAATCGGCAACAGGATAATCATAAATTGTGAAAAGGGCAGTAGTAGAATGAGAGATATTCCGCCTGCAAAGAATCCAACAATCATTAAAAAGATTTTCAATCCTTGAAAGCGTTCAACTGTCAGTTCATAAGGATATCCGGCCTGTATCAACCACTTTTTAACTTCCTCATTTTCACTGAAAAAATTAATGCGTTGGCCCAAATCTGCGAAATCATCAGCAAATTTGAACATCTTGGCAACCAGTTTCTCTTTACGTGTGATTTTCCGATGGAAGGTATCGTAAATAAAAAGTGATTCTTCTACTTGTTCTTTCAATGCTTTTCGTTCACGCCAGTACACAAATAATGAGTGAAGGGCAATTCCAACAAAAATTATTGACAACAGTACAGATAAAGCAATAATTCCATCCATTTCATCACACCCTTATATTAGTGATTTTACGGACAATCACGAATGTTAGAATTGTACCGGTCAAGAAGAAAGCAAATAGGATGAATCCCAGTCCGGTAAATAAGGGATCCAAAAAACCATCGATAATGTTGTTCATCATCAGTACTAGGAATATCGGAATGACCGGAACAATGTAGGAAATATAACGTTGTTCTGCAGTCATCGTTTTGATTTCCTGTTTCAATAACTTACGTTCATCCAGTGTCTGACTCATTTCATCCAGTACAGCGTACAAATTACCGCCGGCTTTCTTCTGGATAAGCATAGTAGCTGTGAACAATTGAAATTCTTTATCATCCACTCGTTTTTCCATGCTGCGTATCGCTGCACCGAAGTCTATTCCAAGAGATAATTCATGCGCCAATCTTTTAAACTCTGATTTTGCCGGTTCTGCTATTTCTTGCGCTACAAGTTGAATTCCTTGATTTAGCGTCATACCAGATCGTGTAGCATTAGCTAGGATACGGCAAATTTCTGGAAGCTGTTCGACCAACAATTGCTTCTTCTTATTTTTACGCACCATGAACAATACACGGCGCCCTCCCTCTACGAGTAACAGGGCAACGAACAAACTAGCAAGCATGTTCAGATTGAAAAAGTTTTGCAGACCAACAATCAATCCCATATATGAAACTATTAACGCTCCCAAAAATTCTGATGGCGTGAAGCCAATATTTGCATCTACCAGCTTTTGTTCCAGCGCTTTTGCCGACTCGGTTTGATCGTACTTAGCTCCAATGACAACCAACACACTTTTACGACGTTCTCCATCTCGATAAAACTGTTGGACTTGTTTACGCCACTCTCGTTTTTCTTTTCGATAGCCAAGATAGAAATAAAAACCTACGATGAACACGAGAATGGTCAGCATCGCCAGTAAGCCTTCGGTCATACGACTACACCTCGTTTCACTGGCTCGAATAACGATTCGTCCATGTCAATTCCAAAGACACGGATTCGATTTAAACACTGGGGAATTTCACCAGTCGGAATAAAATGTCCTTCGACCTCTCCATCCTTCGTTAAACCGGTCCTTTGAAACTTAAAGATTTCAACAATCCGATGTTTGCCATCATTTTTTTGCACTTCAGAAATCGAAACGATTTTCCGAGTTCCATCTGTCAGTCGTGTTGCCTGAATAATGATGTCTAAAGCTCCGACAATGTATTCTCGAATAATAGTAGAAGGTAAATCCATTCCTGCCATGATGACCATCGCTTCCACTCGGCGCAATGCATCGTCCGCATTATTGGCATGGACAGTTGTGATTGACCCTTCGTGCCCGGTGTTCATCGCTTGGAGCATATCAAATGCTTCGCCACTTCGAACTTCCCCGACAATGATACGGTCTGGCCTCATACGTAGCGCGTTTCGCACCAAGTTTCGGATGCTGACTTCGCCTTTTCCTTCAACGTTCGCTGGTCTGGCTTCCATTCCAACAACGTTAGGTCGGTCGAGTCGAAGCTCTGCCGAATCTTCTATCGTAATGACCCGTTCTCCGTGAGGAATGGATGTTGCGATTACATTCAACAAGGTTGTTTTACCAGATCCTGTACCGCCACTGATAAGAGTGTTCATTTTGGCTCTGACAATCCCGTCTAGAAACGTTGCCATATCTTTGCTCATGGAATTAAACTGCAGTAAATCCTCCACTTTAAATGGTTCTGCTCGGAATTTCCGGATGGAAACCAGTGTGCCTGATAAACTGATTGGTGAAATAACTGCATTTACACGGCTGCCATCTGGCAATCTGGCATCTACCATTGGTGAGCTTTCATCGATTCGTCTGCCGAGTGGTGCAACAATTCGGTCCACAATGTGCCGAACGTGCTCATCATTCCTGAAGGCAATTTGTACTTCCTGAAGCT from Paenisporosarcina sp. FSL H8-0542 encodes:
- a CDS encoding CpaF family protein, encoding MSSLFEKRKEKLVQKKPTSYEYENHLVDELVEHYKARLLRDTNLEALTQLSSGEMRLRIEQYVSTFMSEEKVIISRHDKELLITRILDESVGFGPLEPLINDPDITEILINGYQEVYVERKGKLQEVQIAFRNDEHVRHIVDRIVAPLGRRIDESSPMVDARLPDGSRVNAVISPISLSGTLVSIRKFRAEPFKVEDLLQFNSMSKDMATFLDGIVRAKMNTLISGGTGSGKTTLLNVIATSIPHGERVITIEDSAELRLDRPNVVGMEARPANVEGKGEVSIRNLVRNALRMRPDRIIVGEVRSGEAFDMLQAMNTGHEGSITTVHANNADDALRRVEAMVIMAGMDLPSTIIREYIVGALDIIIQATRLTDGTRKIVSISEVQKNDGKHRIVEIFKFQRTGLTKDGEVEGHFIPTGEIPQCLNRIRVFGIDMDESLFEPVKRGVVV
- a CDS encoding type II secretion system F family protein, whose translation is MTEGLLAMLTILVFIVGFYFYLGYRKEKREWRKQVQQFYRDGERRKSVLVVIGAKYDQTESAKALEQKLVDANIGFTPSEFLGALIVSYMGLIVGLQNFFNLNMLASLFVALLLVEGGRRVLFMVRKNKKKQLLVEQLPEICRILANATRSGMTLNQGIQLVAQEIAEPAKSEFKRLAHELSLGIDFGAAIRSMEKRVDDKEFQLFTATMLIQKKAGGNLYAVLDEMSQTLDERKLLKQEIKTMTAEQRYISYIVPVIPIFLVLMMNNIIDGFLDPLFTGLGFILFAFFLTGTILTFVIVRKITNIRV